In Arvicanthis niloticus isolate mArvNil1 chromosome 11, mArvNil1.pat.X, whole genome shotgun sequence, the genomic window CTTTTCATCTGCTCGCTGAGAGTTGTTGGGGTGGACGGGTTTTCTTGCAGTGTACTTCAACCTGTTCTCTGGCTTTAGCACTAGAATCAGATGTAATGTCGTAGAACTGGGTGAAGGTTGCCTTTCCAAGCTGGATAGTTTCCTTTTCAGTGGAGTGCCCTGCACCTCTCTTTCCTTTGTCCTACAGCTGTGCTTCTCCCAGATTCCTCCCCTTATCTTCTTCGCCAGGAGACCCAAGTGCTGGCCTCGAAGAGAAAAGCCTAGAGGGGTTCACCCAGGCCCACACAATTTACTGTCAGCCTCTCTCTGTGAAAAGGCTGCCTCTGGGCAAGTGCCAGAGTTCGGCCCAGAGCCGAAGAGGGGTTAGTCACctaaagaaagtaagaaagaacgAAACCCTTGGCTAGGTAACAAAAACGTGCACGGGTGTCTGTTTAAGTGAAAACAAAACCACGTTAAAGGCGCCGCCCCTCCCCCAGGTTTGATCACCCGGAGTTCGCTCGGAAGCTAGGGTAAATCTGAAGCCGTGGGAGCAGCCAACGCCCCACAAAAGTGTAGCTCATCTCGGAACTGCCCGCCCAGACCCGGAGGGCTCCAGGCAGCCTGCTCCACCGTGTCGCGCTCACAGAGGCTGCGACGAAGGCGGGGACCCGGCGGCCACACAGCCCCACGGGGCGGGTCGCCGCGCAGACTCCACAGTCACCGCCTCTCCCAGCCCGGCGGACAGGGCCGTCAATCAAGCTGACGCGAGCCCGCCTTCGGACTGCAGCGGGCGGCCAATCGTAGCCAAGCTCCGCAGCGATGAGCTCAGCCCGATGGCTTCCCATTGGGTGGCTATATTAAGAAAGTGGCCGGACTCTTTAAATAGCGGGCGCTAGGGCCGCAGCCCGCATCTGCCACCGCAGTCCGGTTTACGTCGTTAGCGCCCCAGTACCCTAGGTCTGGAGAGAGCCGTGCCCAGGAAAGAACCTAGGCCGGGTCCGCAGTTATCAGCCGTCACTTCGCACAAAGCAGCGCAGCTCCGGGACCGCCGAGGACCACAGCACCGCCCGGCATCAGCGCGACGACACTCGGTGCACCGTATGTCCCTGCGCCCCCGCGGAGGCAGCCGGAGCGCCCCGAGAGAACGCGCCGCCGAGAGGTCCAGGTGCAGTTAGCGAGCCTAGCCCGCAGCGCGCGGTCGCGGGAGAGCGGGGAGCGGCGAGCAGGGAGCGGGACGGCGGCGAGGCGCTTTCGGGCCCCTCCGGCTGCCGGCGCCCGGCGAGCTCATGGCGGCCATCCGCAAGAAGCTGGTGGTGGTGGGCGACGGCGCGTGCGGCAAGACGTGCCTGCTGATCGTGTTCAGTAAGGACGAGTTCCCAGAGGTGTACGTGCCCACCGTGTTCGAGAACTATGTGGCGGACATCGAGGTGGACGGCAAGCAGGTGGAGCTGGCGCTGTGGGACACGGCGGGCCAGGAGGACTACGATCGTTTACGGCCGCTCTCCTACCCAGACACCGACGTCATCCTTATGTGCTTCTCGGTGGACAGCCCGGACTCTCTCGAGAACATCCCCGAGAAGTGGGTGCCCGAGGTAAAGCACTTCTGCCCCAATGTGCCCATCATCCTGGTGGCCAACAAAAAAGACCTGCGCAGCGACGAGCATGTCCGTACGGAGCTGGCCCGCATGAAGCAGGAGCCCGTGCGCACGGATGACGGCCGCGCCATGGCGGTGCGCATCCAAGCCTATGACTACCTCGAGTGCTCGGCCAAGACCAAGGAGGGCGTGCGCGAGGTTTTCGAGACGGCCACGCGCGCCGCGCTGCAGAAGCGCTACGGATCCCAGAATGGCTGCATCAACTGCTGCAAGGTGCTATGAGGGCCGCGCCCTGCCTCACGCCCTTGCCAGCGTGGTTCCCCCTCCTTGGCCCGGTCGCCCACGAACCGGAAGAAAGGGAGACCCATGCCCCCCAAGGACACCACCAGACTGCCTGACATCTGCTGGTGGCTCTGGCTGGTCACGCTGAGAATTCGCGTGGGCACCGAGCTCCCCCTttccagtgtctgtgtgtgtccagcTGTGTGGCACAGGCCTGGACGCCCTGCTGAGTGCCAAGGGGTACCTGAGCAATCTTTTCTGAAGAGCCAGGCCTCAaagtgtggttgtgtgtgtgtacgatTCCCTACACCCCCCACCCGACTCCTGCCCCCCCCTCTGGTTTCCCCAGAGGCACGCAGAGTGGTCGCGCCCCAGCAGATGTTCGCTTGTAACCAGCAAGCCACTACTGTTGCTCCATGTCTGTAACATAGACCCCTGGAATCACGGGAGGGGAGGGCTGGGGAAGATGGGGATGTTACATaaatacagattttattttcGGAGGCAGAATGGTATTGTTTAGTGGTGGTGAGTGGTGTGACCAGAGCCCAAGAGCAACTCCTTTCCCAGGCAGGGTCAGGTGCCCACCCATCCAAGCATGAACTGGACTTGGCCATCTTTCCACACCCTGGGGAAGACATTTGCAACTGACTTGGGGTTGAGAGGAAGCAGCTCCCAGACACAGTGTCTCCTGGGCCAACCCCCCAGCGAACCTCCTTTCCAGCCACCGGCAGAGGATCCAGGGTGTGTGCTATGGGGTCACTTTTGCCATAAGCGAACTTTGTGCCTGTCCTACAAGTGAACATTGTTCAGTCCAAGAGACTATTGTTACTGAATTTATTTAAAGGCtgaagcttttttgttgttgttgttgatgaaaGAATTCTTTGCAcaattgtttcattgtttgataCCCAGTGCGCTTGTCATTTGCATAAGACAGCATTCTGACCACACTTGTACGCTGTAACCTCATctacttctgattttttttttaaaaaaaaactatgactTTAAagagattacaaaaaaaaagccTAATTTTTGCTTTGTTATATTGGAAAAAGTGTCAAcagtgtgatttaaaaaaaaaaatattgtgtagCATACGCAGTTTTGGTAAAGGAAGGCAACACGTACTGAGGTCTATTTAAACCTCCCCCACCGTCACAAGACAAGTCCATGTGAAATTTTCTGCACATCCTATGTGCAGAGCAAagccttcttccccttctcccctccccccaccccctttcccagCCCAGTGGTACTACTAAattgtcttggtttttttttgttgttttattttttttaaataaactgacAGATGACAAAGTGGTGAGCTTATGATGTTTACATAAAAGTTCTATAAGCTGTGTATACAgtttttttatgtaaaatattaaaagactATGATGATGACATTTATAAACGGCTTCTGTGGCTTTTAATAGTGTTGTCGAACATGTCTGAATTGGGTGTTAGGGAGTTCTCACTGAGATCCTTTCTGGCAGTAACTACATCTCCTATAAGGTCAGTGAGCCTGGCACCTTTTAGGAGTTGGGTACCCCTGAGAGGCCAGGTTATTCCTGTCAAATCCCTGGAGGAGGATAAGCTTGTCAATCAGACACCCAGAGTGTACTAATTATTGTGAATTTAGTCCCCTTAGGTGAGGTCCAAGGGCTTGGTCTGACTTCATCTATATGTCTTTAAAAAGTATCTGAAGTTTATTTTGAGATGTTACTTCTCTCACTTTGACAACAAGAAACATTGTCATTTGTGAATGTTAAGtgtagatgactttttaaaactttttagggCGTGGTTAATCATTTGTGTAGCCGAGGCTAGGAATTCAGAGGTGGGGAATAGTCTGGTAGTGGTGGCAGATGCCTTcgatcccagcagaggcagggaatctgagttcgaggccagcctggtctaaggagtgggttccagggctacacagagaaaccctgtctcaaaacaacaaaggaaaatagACAATACTCCCAAAAACTAAGTCGGTATCTCTGAGAAAGGGATGTGTGTGGAGCTCTTCAGTGGGAGCCTGGGGAGGGAGTTGAAATAAGGAGCTGGCTCTTTAATTACAGAACTTTTGCCTAAATGTTTACAAAGGAAACCATGATGCCTTACTCTGAGGACCAGGAATAGCCCGGGGTGTTTTGAGAGGTAAGTACTTAAAGCTGGAGCAGACCCCGTTTTGCGATTCAATATTGAGGACCCCTAATTTCTGACAGGCTTCCTTCTGCAGTGTACTCCAGCTAGACGGGCTGGTTTGCTCTTAGGAGACCACATTAAAACCCGGCTCTAGACCGGAGGGCTCAAACCTGCCAGCTCCGAGAAGCTTCCAGGGCAGCGTGCCAACCTCTCCCATCTACTTCAGGGGTATGTTTTTGCTTTTGACAGCACTGCATTCTGGGCTCTTCGCTGCTGAGTTGCCACCctctccatgccccaccctcaccccaccccctggTTCCAAGCTGGGGAGGCCTCCTTTGAAGTTGCATGCTTCAAAGAGGAGGCTTCTGTTTCCCTGTCTTCCCTCAGACTCTGAAGCACTTTTGTGAGCTCAGAAAAAACCTGTCTGCGGTGACCTTTCACCCAATTAAGCATTCAGGAACAGGGCTTCTAGCTCCGCAGAGCCAAGGCCCATAGGCCAACAGTAGGGAATTGTTTGGGCTCTGCCAGCAGTGCAGAGGCTGGGTCTTCCTCCCTGGGTGGCAGCTTCTTTGAACATAACTTACTCCTTCCCCCACTTAACACCACTCACCTTTATCCCACAGTtcgtttcttttcattttagagaCAAGTCTTTTCAATGAAAAACAGTGTTTACTTGCAAATTTCAGAGTCAGAGTCTTTCCGTACCAGGGAGTGCAGGAACTCTGTTGGGGAAGAGCTCAGGCTTGGGCCAAATGCCCAGAACTCAGCTCTGCAGCCAGCTGTCTGAGAGCCTGGAGACCCAGGCTCCTGAAAAGGCCCATTTTGGACTTCCTGCCAGTGCAGATCTGCCTGGTACCTAGAGCTGTTTTTCCGTGTTTGGGGGAAAACCAACACGCAGATAATGCATGGCAGCCTAAGTTAAACTTGTTTTAAGATTCAGGGCACTTACTGTAATATTCCTGCCAGAATGCACTCTTTTTGTTACACCAGGACCCAACTGGAAAATATAAAGATGAATTGCTGTAAGCTGGAAAATCAATTAGGAAAAAAAGGTAGAACATCTGGTGTTATTCTTAGGATATGAAAATTCATTttgcacatttaaaataaattcgtTGAGTTCATTTAACTGCCAGTTGAACTGTTTTCGGGGAAAatagtgtgtggtggtggtgggggcgaGGGGAGTTTCATTGGTCCTGGACATTTTACAGTAAGGGGTGTTGTCTAGAATTCTTTAATCTTAATTTTAACTCAGTCTGGGTTGGAAGGTCTTTCCCACATGTATTTTAATGGGGACTTTAGAATTTGTGTGACAGGAATCATATGGCGGAGCTGGTTAAAGCACAGATCATTGCTAATGGGATAGCCTCAGAGTTTCTGATCTAGTCAGTCTTAGTGGGGGTGTGAGAACGGGAGTTTCTGATAAAGTCCTAAGTGACAATGATGCTGTGATCTCGGGGACTACACTTTGAGGATAAGTGGCTTAAGGAATAAGAGAGAGTGGGCACGTAGCTTCCAGATTAAAGTGGACCAACTTCTGCAGATGTTTggtcctggggtggggggtggggaagagggagcacaaagaagaaacaaaacacctaTTTATCTGTATCAGCATCTACTCTGTTAGTCCCCATGAGCCAGGGAACATAAGAGCAATGGGATGCTGCCCTTGCCCTTCAGGATCTAGGTCACAGCTTCTGACTCGCAATGGCAGCCAAGCATCCTTGGTAAGGGGAGCATGGGCTCGGGGCAGCGGTTCTGCCATTTATCttgaacattgggaaagatgtcacAGAGGAAGTAATTTGAGTGGGTGAAATGTGGGTGGAAGGAAGAGTgagggggagggtgggagggtgggcaATGGGCTATTAATGCTTTGATGACATGTATAGCTTCTCTTTGTCACCAATTAGATGTGGCCTCTGCGGTGAGAACCGTGTGTACAACCCCTCTGGCATATATTTCTTCAATCAAGTGTCTACTCTTCCCTCCCATCCACAGCTCAGGATTCGTCTGGCAGGCCAGGGAAGAAGGTGGTTACTGATTATGTCAgtgctttctctgtgtcttccaaGAATGTGAGGCAGACATGGgccagttttgaaaaaaaaaaaaaaaaaaaaaaaaaaacaacaacaacaaaactgtgcTCCTAAAAAACACACCCTTAGTTCAGTAAAGCCATGAATACTCAGACGcaccctgtgcctcagtttcttggaTAGTAACCACATCCCTTGGTTCACCTTCAGGTTAGAGAAAGGACCTTGGGAACCAAATTACGTCCCCAACTCTCAACAGTCCACATAATAAGAGTCCAGAGGACTTAATTAATTCTTTCCTATCTATTCTCCCCCtgctctcttgagacagggtctcagctagcccaggctagccttgatccAGCTATATAGTGGATGATcagcttgaacttctgatcctcctgcctctacctttttgagtgttgggattacaggtgtgcatgtaCAACCATCCCCTGCTTATATGGTgtttgaacccaaggccttaaTGCATGCTAGGTGAGCGCCCTGCCAACTGAGCTATGCCAACACTCCATCTTGTTTGACCTTGCAGTCAACAAAATACCAGCTGAAAGACCCTGGGTTAAGCACTTTGTGAGGAGTTTGGCATGCAGTAGATAAATAGACTTCATCTCTCCTCATGTTAAGAATATTTCATCTAGTGTTATGTCTAAAcaagcaacaataataatattagcCAGGATTGATTGATTATGCAGCAAGTATTATTCTAAAGCcctttgttttgtgattttatttaattcttatattaaTGTCTATGATCAATAGCAAATCTTTCCGAAACTCAGTGGCTCAGAAAACCATTTATTGCCTCAGAGTTTCTATAAATCAGGAATTCAGGCACAGTCTAGCTGTGTTTTCTGGCTCAAGCTTTCTCACAAGGCAGAAATCAAGTGTGTTCATGATCACAGAAGTCCTAGAGATTGGAACCTAAGGCTGTCTGGCGTCAGGACAACAGTCTGTGGTGGGATTATGATTTGAGAAAGGTCAAACTGGCTGGAGTGTTgaggacaggtgtgtgtgtgtgtgtgtgtgtgtgtgtgtgtgtctgtgtacacacgCAAGATTTTGAGGAAGAGTTTGCCATGACCAACTAGAAATGAGGGCCTGGACATTGGAAGATAAAGCAGatgggagacaggaaggagacGCTGTCTTAGTGGGAGTCACCATGGCACCCCCAGGACCTTGACATAAGTAATTTTGAGAATGTCAGTGCCGTTATTTAAGCTACAAATAAGAAATGAGCAGATCTAGGTGAAGGGTATAAGAAGGAAGTACTGAGTTTGGTTTTCTACATATTGCAAACTGGATGTCTTTGGAAATGACCATTGCCCTTACTTCCTGTATCAGACTATGATTCTGTGTTCAAATCATAGAGGTCACAATTTTTGTGGATAAGAATAGAGTCTCTGAAGCAAGGACTTTACTgggtgtcctagttagggtttctattgctggtaTTAAAGTTGTGTGTCACCCCCTGTCTGTCTGTAGGTTCTgaagactgaacccaggccctcatcATTGTACAGGAAGAACTTTACCAACTCTCTGTCTCCATAGttctaccatcatcatcatcatcatcatcatcatcatcatcatcatcatcatcatcatcatctcccccgcccccccaccagGATTACTACTACGACTGCTATATTGatgtgctagaaactgaacccagggcctgatGCACACATGCTAAGAGTGTGCGCTacagctgagctacatctccagcctaaATTGATTCTGTGTTAAGGCCAGGCTTTGCACACTGAGAATATCAATGAAGAAAAGGCCTTCGTCTCTGAAACCCCGACCCCCACCCCAGCAAACGTGTATGATGTGATCAACCCAGCCAGGTCTCTGGGGAAGGTGGCGGAGTGCCTGAATCAGACAGTAGCAGTGTGTTTGCAGGGCTGAGTGCCACCTCCACAGGATCACCTGGGTGGCTGCATGTACTCAGCTGTCACACTGTGGGCTTAGCCTCAAGTTTCAGAGGAAGGTGGGCAAAGGTTCAGGTTCTTGGTTGGAAGCTTGGCAGAACTGAGCCCGTCTTCCCATTTCAGAAGGGCTGGGGAAGCAAGCCTCTGGCTTTAGTGACTCATCTCTGTTTACCAACTGCAAGTTTGCGTCTCTCTTCAGTTCTGAAAAGAAGTAAGTGTTACAAGAAGTGAGTTTGATCGGCTCCATTCTCTCCCAGAGCTTATTTGACCTTTGGGTAAACAACTAAAACCTTCTAGAAGCACCTCCAAGGGATGCAAGAACACGTGTGCTATTTTAATAGCAAAAAACTTTTAAGTGGATCTCTGACAGTATACAAAGTATTATTTATATGagcgcttaaaaaaaaaaggcacttgtAAAATACACACTCTTCAGTGACAGCCAAATATGGAAAACGCGGATATGCAATCGCATACCCAGGCAGACTCTGTAAGTGGGAAGAGCCACTTGTGCCCCTTCCTTTGCATTGTGCATTCACGTGACTACGGATTCCACCCAAGGGTGTCTAGGGTTGTAGACCACATGGAGACCCAATGAAGTAAAGAAGATAACATGAATGTAAGTTAGCTGGCCTGGGGTCTCTCTGGGTTTAGTTGGGCCAGGGAGGAATTGTTCAAAGTCTTAACTGTATGAGTGATGGGAAAAGCTGTGAGGTATACTGATGGGTTCCTGCTGAATCCAACAGAATAACCAAAGGCGGAGATGCCGTGACTGCACAAGCAACTCGAAAACGGAAAAAGGGGAAACCTGGCCGAGCAAGCCAAGCATTTTCTCCCAGGCTGCTGTGATCTGATACCTCTGGGTGACACAGCGACCAAAAGTAAACGAAGAGCATTCAGAAGGATCAGCAGGCTCATGAGTGGGGTGCAGGGGAGGCCTGTGATATCAGTGGCCGAGGTCACAGGTGGATGTCGCCATCTCCTATCATTTCTGTGTATCCCTTTCATCCTCAGCGGATGATGGAAGAGATCCGAGCTCTTAGACTTGGCTGGGGGTCTCAAGTGAAGGGCAGAAgagtggagaaggagaaggagggcaCCTCACTTCTTCTGTGCTCATGGGGAGCTCATTGTGATCTCTCATTTTCCATGGCAGCATGGATAGTATTGGGTATCTGGAAAGCCAAAGCTCACAGGCAAAAGGCCTGCACCTTCTCTGTCACAGACAGCCTTGGCATTCTTCGgctagtgagtgtgtgtgtgtgtgtgtgtgtgtgtgtgtgtgttgcatccaGGTGTATGGGCCTCTGTGCACTGGTCcgagcagaggtcagaaaagggtgctGGGTATCAGGTATGTttatctctctctccattttatttgtttgtgggtTCTTTTACTGATCCTAgagctatttgtttgtttgtttgtttgttttgttttgttttgttttttgtattctgGCAGCCTGCAAGCCTCAGAGATTTTCAGgctcttctcagtgctgggcttTCAGGTATGTGTAGCCATGCCTGACTTCTAGGGTCAGAACACCAGTCctccagtgcccttaaccacagagccatctgccCACCCTCCGGGGacaattgttatttttttttatacattattGCCTCAgcctttttatttgtaaaatacttTCAAAGATTAAACATGATCAAGGCAGGTAGTTGGCACAGTGCCTAGTTCATTCGAGTCCTCAGCCTTGAGTACCAGCCTTTGAGTGGATTCCTCTCAGTCGCTTAAGTACAAAGTGGAAATGGGAAGACCTTTGGctgagtgtgtgactgtgtcaTCATGAAAACTCCTGTTTATAGAAgacctttcttttgcttttattttgttttccttttatataaaatagattttcccCCTCAcgtattctgattatggttttcccttcctctactcctagatcctcccacctcccctcccatccagatgACTCCTTTTCTGTATCTCCTTAGGGGGAAAATATAGGCatttaaagtataataaaaaagtagcaaaataaaatataataaaagataaaacaaaaaactatccCATCAGCATTGGATAGAGGAGCTTCTCAACCATAACATCCTCGGAGAAGTGTATGGCACCCATTGTTTAGCCACCTCAGCATCTGGTGCAGGAGCCAACACATCACAGCTGCTTAGTGACCACACAGTCACCGAATCCTTCCTCGAGGTCAAAGGGCCTTTGATAAACTGGAGACCCTGAGAATTGCCTGGATGAATTTGGCAGCTTATGTAGGAAAGTGGTGCCTACCATTCAGGTCCCAGGGGAAGTGGTAGCAGAAATGGGATCCTTCCTGTGTGCGGCAGAAGGGTCTGGGACCAGAGGGTTTTTCTTCCTAAAAGCACAGTGCTTCTGAATGCTCAGCAGAGGCGGCTCTGGCATGGTGCCAGTCTGTTGACTCATAACAAGGAACGTGGCTAGCCAGAGCACAAAGCTGCAGAGGCACTGGCCAGCCCCACCTGGATGACATAGTCATACACAGAAGGGGCATTGGTAACTTGCCAGGGTGGAGTGAGTGTCGGTAAAGATGCTTAAGGGT contains:
- the Rhob gene encoding rho-related GTP-binding protein RhoB; its protein translation is MAAIRKKLVVVGDGACGKTCLLIVFSKDEFPEVYVPTVFENYVADIEVDGKQVELALWDTAGQEDYDRLRPLSYPDTDVILMCFSVDSPDSLENIPEKWVPEVKHFCPNVPIILVANKKDLRSDEHVRTELARMKQEPVRTDDGRAMAVRIQAYDYLECSAKTKEGVREVFETATRAALQKRYGSQNGCINCCKVL